One window from the genome of Metabacillus flavus encodes:
- a CDS encoding response regulator transcription factor, with protein MSYTVYLVEDENHLNTVLTTYLKQENWEVKTFHNGTDAIKSIHEQPHLWILDIMLPDVDGYDVIKEIKKMNEETPVIFISARDEDLDRIIGLELGGDDYLAKPFLPKELIIRAKKIMKRTYEKQEEPSLIYGPYIIKERERTISENNQVIQLTSKEFDLFVYLVKHVGSALSREQILTYVWGDNYFGSDRVVDDLVRRVRKKCPKLHVETIYGYGYRTVKYLEK; from the coding sequence ATGTCTTATACCGTCTATTTAGTAGAAGATGAAAATCATTTAAATACCGTATTGACCACCTATTTGAAACAGGAAAATTGGGAAGTAAAGACCTTTCATAATGGTACGGATGCCATTAAAAGCATTCATGAACAGCCTCATTTATGGATTCTTGATATTATGCTGCCGGACGTTGATGGTTATGACGTTATAAAAGAAATCAAAAAAATGAATGAAGAGACTCCTGTTATCTTTATTAGTGCACGTGATGAAGACCTCGATCGGATAATAGGTCTGGAGCTCGGCGGGGATGATTATCTGGCTAAACCTTTTTTGCCGAAGGAATTGATTATCCGGGCGAAAAAAATTATGAAGCGCACCTATGAAAAGCAAGAGGAGCCAAGCCTGATTTATGGTCCGTATATTATTAAGGAAAGAGAGAGGACCATTTCCGAAAACAATCAAGTGATTCAGCTGACTTCAAAGGAATTTGATCTGTTTGTTTATCTTGTCAAGCACGTTGGAAGCGCTCTGAGCCGCGAGCAGATATTGACCTATGTTTGGGGAGACAACTATTTTGGTTCTGACCGGGTAGTGGATGATTTAGTTCGAAGAGTAAGAAAAAAATGCCCTAAACTGCACGTGGAGACGATTTACGGATACGGATACCGGACGGTAAAGTATCTTGAGAAATAA
- a CDS encoding PucR family transcriptional regulator, with amino-acid sequence MTDRYNQPFIYQFDRLEDIADKISEVLSLPITIEDVNHRLLAYSTHDDCTDPARISTIIGRRVPEKVINSLWKDGTIPKLMKTKEPIRVNQIEEVGLGSRVAISIWKNEEVLGFVWALEIEKKLSASELQLLKEAAEAIKNKLLNLHASKTKKQERSQEMFWRLLTGNVHTIHEIQQGFGQLNVKIPQTFSVILFTFAEEISQSAEKQIDYLLKTTQQVHVLLSTTDYNQLIILAEPRGEQALTELKDFCASTVKQLDERFALRGVEACIGGVYSETLKIEQSYREALAVSKIKQRFSEETISLTSFSELGIYQYLDVLYEKRKQEGFENYSLQKLKEYDADHKSNLTETLEVYLEADSSVNAAAKLLNVHVNTLSYRLKRIAQIAEIDLTNPNEKMTIYLDMKLERMSL; translated from the coding sequence ATGACAGACCGCTATAATCAGCCTTTCATCTACCAATTTGACCGTCTGGAGGATATTGCCGACAAAATCAGTGAAGTATTGTCCCTCCCGATTACAATTGAGGACGTAAATCATCGTCTTCTTGCCTACAGTACACACGACGACTGCACAGACCCTGCGAGAATTTCTACTATTATAGGCCGCCGGGTTCCCGAGAAAGTGATTAACAGCTTATGGAAGGACGGGACGATTCCTAAGCTTATGAAAACAAAAGAACCGATCCGAGTGAACCAAATTGAAGAGGTCGGTCTAGGCAGCCGGGTTGCTATTTCTATTTGGAAAAATGAAGAGGTCCTTGGATTCGTCTGGGCTCTTGAAATCGAGAAAAAGCTATCGGCTTCAGAGCTTCAGCTATTAAAAGAAGCGGCCGAGGCGATTAAAAATAAACTGCTGAATCTTCATGCCAGTAAAACAAAAAAACAGGAACGCAGCCAGGAAATGTTCTGGAGGCTGCTGACCGGAAATGTCCATACGATCCACGAGATTCAACAGGGCTTTGGACAGCTGAATGTGAAGATTCCTCAGACATTTTCGGTCATTCTTTTTACATTTGCAGAAGAAATTTCCCAAAGCGCTGAGAAGCAAATTGATTATCTTCTTAAGACGACTCAGCAGGTTCATGTTCTGCTTTCTACAACAGATTACAACCAGCTTATTATATTGGCAGAGCCTCGCGGGGAGCAGGCATTGACAGAGCTGAAGGATTTTTGCGCTTCTACTGTAAAGCAGCTGGATGAGCGGTTTGCACTCCGCGGTGTTGAGGCTTGTATCGGAGGGGTTTACAGCGAAACGCTGAAAATTGAACAAAGCTACCGCGAAGCGCTTGCCGTTTCAAAGATTAAACAGCGTTTTTCCGAAGAGACCATTTCTTTAACCAGTTTTTCAGAGCTTGGGATCTATCAGTACCTTGATGTTCTTTACGAGAAGCGCAAGCAGGAAGGATTTGAAAATTACTCTTTGCAGAAGCTTAAGGAGTATGATGCCGATCACAAATCCAATCTAACCGAGACACTTGAGGTATACTTAGAGGCCGACAGCTCGGTGAATGCAGCAGCCAAGCTGCTGAATGTCCACGTAAACACACTTAGCTACAGGCTAAAACGCATTGCTCAAATAGCGGAGATTGATTTAACAAACCCAAATGAGAAAATGACCATTTATCTGGATATGAAGCTGGAGCGGATGTCTTTGTGA
- the ald gene encoding alanine dehydrogenase, translating to MIIGVPREIKNNENRVALTPGGAAQFTAAGHRVLVEKEAGLGSGFTNEAYLESGAEIIETAADVWAQSDMIMKVKEPLQPEYGYFREGLILFTYLHLAAEPELALALKQSGVISIAYETVSAGRTLPLLTPMSEVAGRMSAQIGAQFLEKPKGGKGILLAGVPGVSRGKVTIIGGGVVGTNAAKMAIGLGADVTIIDLSADRLRELDDIFGTQIKTLMSNPINIAQAVAESDLLICAVLIPGAKAPTLVTEEMVKSMQPGSVIVDVAIDQGGIVETVDHITTHDQPTYEKHGVVHYAVANMPGAVPRTSTMALTNVTVPYALQIANKGVYRAISENIALKAGLNTAKGEITYAAVARDLGFTYVPAEVALDKELTV from the coding sequence ATGATTATAGGTGTACCTAGAGAAATTAAAAATAACGAAAACCGCGTTGCGCTGACTCCAGGCGGAGCGGCTCAATTTACTGCTGCCGGACATCGTGTTCTTGTAGAAAAAGAAGCTGGCTTAGGAAGCGGCTTTACAAATGAGGCTTATTTGGAATCAGGAGCAGAAATAATTGAGACTGCAGCTGATGTCTGGGCTCAATCCGATATGATCATGAAAGTAAAAGAGCCATTGCAGCCTGAATACGGATATTTCCGCGAAGGCTTGATTCTTTTCACTTACCTTCACCTTGCGGCTGAACCGGAACTGGCTCTTGCTCTTAAACAATCCGGTGTAATTTCCATTGCCTATGAAACAGTCTCTGCCGGACGCACTCTTCCATTGCTTACACCAATGAGTGAAGTGGCAGGCCGTATGTCTGCTCAAATTGGCGCACAATTCCTCGAGAAGCCTAAAGGCGGAAAAGGGATTCTGCTTGCAGGAGTTCCCGGGGTCAGCCGAGGTAAAGTCACGATCATCGGCGGCGGCGTAGTTGGCACAAACGCTGCTAAAATGGCGATCGGACTTGGAGCGGATGTGACCATTATCGATTTAAGCGCGGACCGTCTTCGTGAATTAGACGATATTTTCGGCACCCAAATTAAAACACTCATGTCCAATCCAATCAACATTGCCCAAGCAGTCGCTGAATCCGACTTGCTTATCTGCGCGGTTCTTATTCCAGGCGCTAAAGCACCGACTCTTGTAACAGAGGAAATGGTAAAAAGCATGCAGCCTGGTTCTGTCATCGTTGACGTAGCGATTGACCAGGGTGGAATTGTTGAAACCGTTGACCACATCACAACACATGACCAGCCTACTTACGAAAAGCACGGAGTTGTCCATTATGCTGTTGCCAACATGCCTGGTGCCGTTCCTAGAACATCTACAATGGCGCTTACTAATGTGACCGTTCCTTACGCACTGCAAATCGCCAATAAAGGCGTCTACAGAGCCATTTCAGAAAATATTGCACTTAAAGCAGGCCTAAACACAGCAAAAGGAGAAATTACGTACGCAGCTGTAGCCCGTGACCTTGGCTTTACGTATGTACCAGCTGAAGTAGCCTTGGATAAGGAATTGACTGTATAA
- a CDS encoding OsmC family protein: MAEHSFLLQATWPGGRNSVGEIQTGHLKTSISIPPEMDGPGEGTNPDEMLLGAAATCYIITLAAMLERNSISTESLTMESEGIVEVVKGYITYKKIIHRPVLVLTSEAEEKEVRLAQRLAEKAEQSCMISRALKGNVSIELEAHIEKSSK; encoded by the coding sequence ATGGCAGAACACAGCTTTTTGCTTCAGGCAACATGGCCCGGCGGAAGAAACAGTGTCGGGGAAATACAAACCGGTCATTTAAAAACATCCATTTCCATCCCGCCTGAAATGGACGGACCTGGCGAGGGAACAAACCCCGACGAAATGCTTCTCGGGGCAGCAGCAACATGCTATATCATTACACTCGCCGCCATGCTCGAAAGAAACTCAATCTCGACAGAAAGTCTCACGATGGAGTCTGAGGGAATCGTCGAGGTGGTAAAGGGATATATTACGTACAAAAAAATCATTCACCGCCCTGTTTTGGTTCTTACATCTGAAGCGGAAGAAAAAGAGGTCCGCCTGGCTCAGAGACTGGCAGAAAAAGCAGAGCAGTCCTGTATGATCTCAAGAGCACTTAAAGGCAATGTTTCCATCGAATTGGAAGCTCATATAGAAAAAAGTTCAAAATAA